A window of the Pseudomonas furukawaii genome harbors these coding sequences:
- a CDS encoding ABC transporter substrate-binding protein, giving the protein MIIPSPSSRSRARRLLLAGTLALSGLLAPSLGATPVAGGIATVATIGEPPTLDPMSSTADLVGTLAQHLFETLYTFDAEWRPTPLLAEELPEVSPDGRVYRIPLRQDIRFHDGSPMDASDVLASLERWTTTASRGKAAARVISSIEAPDAHTIVIRLRQPHAPLVALLALNNAAAVIMPKDKIAPVLTEFVGTGPYQLKARVPDQYIQLMRFDGYRQRPGEPNGYGGARRQYLDEIRFVPVANANTRSEAAMAGQFDYVDSLPVEALGKLQGSRSERVMLEPFGWPRLVLNTRQGILSSLAARQAVQLALNEEEMLFAAFGDPAFYSLNGDLYPEGYPWATSLGGEVYNKADSLTARKLLDSAAATDRTLRILTSRQYEFHYKMALVAAEHLKAAGFAPELQVVDWATLTQRRQDPAVWDVFITHSAFLPEPALIDFPSRDSPGWWDSPRRAQVMDAFNQARTQEARILRWAEVQQAVHDEVPFIKVGDFNALAARSPSLRGTQPAPWPFFWNAWKAAN; this is encoded by the coding sequence ATGATCATTCCAAGCCCTTCATCCCGCAGCCGGGCGCGTCGCCTGCTGCTTGCAGGAACCCTGGCCCTGTCCGGCCTGCTCGCCCCGTCGCTCGGCGCGACGCCAGTGGCGGGGGGCATCGCCACCGTCGCCACCATCGGCGAGCCACCGACCCTCGACCCCATGAGCAGCACCGCGGACCTGGTCGGGACCCTGGCCCAGCACCTCTTCGAGACCCTCTACACCTTCGACGCCGAGTGGCGCCCGACGCCGCTCCTGGCCGAAGAACTGCCCGAGGTGAGCCCCGATGGACGGGTCTACCGCATCCCGCTGCGCCAGGACATCCGCTTCCATGACGGCTCCCCGATGGATGCGTCCGACGTCCTCGCCTCCCTCGAGCGCTGGACCACCACGGCCAGCCGAGGCAAAGCCGCAGCCAGGGTCATCAGCAGCATCGAGGCACCCGATGCCCACACCATCGTCATCCGTCTCCGGCAGCCCCATGCGCCCCTGGTCGCGCTCCTCGCCCTGAACAACGCCGCCGCGGTCATCATGCCCAAGGACAAGATCGCCCCGGTGCTGACCGAGTTCGTCGGCACCGGCCCCTACCAGCTCAAGGCGCGCGTGCCCGACCAGTACATCCAGCTGATGCGCTTCGACGGCTACAGGCAGCGGCCGGGCGAGCCCAACGGCTATGGCGGCGCCCGCAGGCAGTACCTGGACGAGATCCGCTTCGTACCGGTGGCCAACGCCAACACCCGCAGCGAAGCGGCGATGGCCGGCCAGTTCGACTATGTCGACTCGCTGCCGGTTGAGGCCCTGGGCAAACTCCAGGGCAGCCGCTCCGAGCGGGTCATGCTCGAGCCCTTCGGCTGGCCGCGCCTGGTGCTCAACACCCGGCAGGGCATCCTGTCCAGCCTCGCGGCGCGCCAGGCCGTGCAGTTGGCGCTGAACGAAGAGGAAATGCTGTTCGCCGCCTTTGGCGACCCCGCGTTCTACAGCCTCAACGGCGACCTTTACCCCGAGGGCTACCCCTGGGCCACCTCGCTGGGCGGCGAGGTCTACAACAAGGCCGACAGCCTGACCGCCAGGAAGCTGCTCGACAGCGCCGCCGCGACCGACAGAACGCTCCGCATCCTCACCAGCCGGCAGTACGAGTTCCACTACAAGATGGCCCTGGTGGCGGCGGAGCACCTGAAGGCGGCCGGCTTCGCCCCGGAGCTGCAGGTAGTGGACTGGGCCACGCTGACCCAGCGCCGCCAGGACCCGGCCGTGTGGGACGTCTTCATCACCCACAGCGCCTTCCTGCCTGAACCGGCCCTGATCGACTTCCCCTCCAGGGACTCCCCGGGCTGGTGGGACAGCCCGCGCCGCGCCCAGGTGATGGACGCCTTCAACCAGGCGCGCACGCAGGAGGCGCGCATCCTGCGCTGGGCCGAGGTGCAGCAGGCGGTGCATGACGAAGTGCCCTTCATCAAGGTGGGCGACTTCAACGCCCTGGCGGCCCGCTCCCCGTCGTTGCGAGGCACCCAGCCCGCACCCTGGCCGTTCTTCTGGAATGCCTGGAAGGCCGCCAACTGA